A stretch of the Sulfurimonas sp. HSL-1656 genome encodes the following:
- a CDS encoding DUF6602 domain-containing protein, with the protein MLKSHIDAIENHLVSISQIPANAGHTLHRGTPREAFIKEFLEGHLSANVAIGTGEIIDSNSQPRAQRNQYDIVIYKNNYPKLDFGGGVNGFLVESVVATIEVKSLLDQSAIDQSVRAAYNAKSLSPNVTRSFSSGWVPPKVINYVVAYDGPAQMSTVHNWIMNSHANNNIPLPTWNQPNRTSTPGTALDGVVLLNKGFVKLDNSPLTLNNPQAPLPGTHIIADNPNGNLLMMFLALQEACNNIQGAWLNAIPYIQNVQFGNVRIV; encoded by the coding sequence ATGCTTAAGTCACACATAGATGCAATTGAGAATCATCTCGTAAGCATCTCACAAATTCCTGCTAATGCTGGCCACACTTTACATCGTGGTACGCCAAGAGAAGCATTCATTAAAGAATTCTTGGAAGGGCATCTAAGTGCAAATGTTGCAATAGGAACAGGCGAAATTATCGATTCAAATTCACAACCTAGAGCTCAGAGAAATCAATATGACATCGTCATCTACAAAAACAATTATCCAAAGCTCGACTTTGGTGGTGGTGTCAACGGTTTTCTAGTCGAGTCGGTTGTTGCCACTATTGAGGTGAAATCCTTGTTGGATCAGTCAGCTATAGATCAATCTGTCAGAGCTGCCTACAATGCGAAGAGTTTATCTCCTAATGTTACACGAAGTTTTAGCAGTGGTTGGGTTCCACCAAAAGTTATCAATTATGTAGTTGCCTATGATGGTCCAGCTCAAATGAGTACTGTACATAATTGGATTATGAATAGTCATGCCAATAATAATATTCCGCTTCCAACATGGAACCAACCAAATCGTACATCTACTCCAGGTACAGCTCTAGATGGTGTTGTATTGCTGAACAAGGGCTTTGTAAAATTAGATAATTCACCGTTGACACTAAATAACCCTCAAGCTCCTTTGCCAGGAACTCACATTATAGCTGACAACCCAAATGGCAACTTACTAATGATGTTTTTAGCACTACAAGAGGCTTGTAACAATATTCAAGGAGCATGGCTAAACGCAATTCCTTATATTCAAAACGTGCAATTTGGAAATGTTCGCATTGTATAG
- a CDS encoding GNAT family N-acetyltransferase produces MDTELRSAGEEDLLFLVEALHKTFLFLSRCAEGPYYEGFAALSVDAMEAYALEYLDTRKAKTLILQHNGEAIGCIMGKIAPSQIGAADIGLVGWIGLCYVDEAHRGREQCAQLYGAMEEWFASKSIGTVELSYMAANESARSAWERLGFEPLRVIATKNIDTGEV; encoded by the coding sequence ATGGACACCGAACTGCGCAGCGCGGGTGAAGAGGACCTCCTTTTCCTGGTTGAAGCCCTCCATAAGACTTTTCTCTTCCTCTCCAGGTGCGCAGAGGGACCCTATTACGAAGGGTTTGCCGCCCTCTCCGTCGACGCGATGGAGGCCTATGCCCTCGAGTACCTCGACACACGGAAGGCGAAGACCCTCATTCTGCAGCACAACGGCGAAGCGATCGGCTGCATCATGGGCAAGATCGCCCCGTCGCAGATCGGGGCGGCCGATATCGGGCTTGTGGGGTGGATCGGCCTGTGCTACGTGGACGAAGCCCACCGGGGCCGTGAGCAGTGTGCACAGCTGTACGGTGCGATGGAAGAGTGGTTCGCGTCGAAGTCCATCGGCACCGTCGAACTGAGCTATATGGCGGCGAACGAGAGTGCCCGCAGCGCCTGGGAACGCCTGGGGTTCGAACCGCTGCGGGTCATCGCCACCAAAAATATCGATACGGGAGAAGTATGA
- the trxC gene encoding thioredoxin TrxC has translation MDEQRVVCPHCSEINTIPVQEHYSEADCTHCKASLLETKPVGVDDAAFMKHIWNSDIIVVVDFWAPWCGPCRTMAPAFEEAAAALPMKARFLKVDTDAQKLLAARYNIRSVPTLILFKNGYEINRRARAMSVEELQKWTGKYIAKCNAYRQDADSR, from the coding sequence ATGGATGAACAAAGAGTGGTCTGTCCCCATTGCAGTGAGATCAACACCATTCCCGTACAGGAGCATTACAGCGAAGCCGACTGCACGCACTGCAAGGCTTCGCTGCTGGAGACGAAACCGGTCGGCGTGGATGATGCGGCCTTTATGAAGCATATCTGGAACAGTGACATCATAGTGGTCGTCGATTTCTGGGCGCCCTGGTGCGGTCCCTGCCGCACGATGGCCCCGGCATTCGAAGAGGCGGCCGCAGCCCTGCCGATGAAAGCCCGATTCCTCAAAGTCGATACTGATGCGCAAAAGCTGCTTGCTGCACGTTATAACATCCGCTCCGTCCCGACGCTGATTCTCTTTAAAAACGGGTATGAGATCAACCGGAGGGCCAGGGCGATGAGCGTGGAAGAGCTCCAAAAGTGGACCGGGAAGTACATCGCCAAATGTAACGCCTACCGTCAGGATGCAGACAGTCGCTGA
- a CDS encoding thioredoxin domain-containing protein, which yields MPNRLELEDSPYLQQHKDNPIEWYPWCDEAFERARTEARPLFISIGYSTCHWCHAMERDVFSNEKIAAILNEHYICIKVDREERPEIDKYYQEVHHLLNRKPSGWPTSVFCTPDNRPIFAGTYITPESRGEKIGFTELSKLIAAKVAQKDKSLFKSADEIQAYLDKPAPQAVEVKQLNATLIQRFVKQALRIFEPNSGGFSNDLKFPQIYTLNALLDIVLLQDNPDAEKMLTQTLSTMHRGGMYDLIDGGFCRYSTDVNWLVPRFEKMTFDNGLHCELYARAGRMLDDASYTLIAKEIADFMSGKMQEDGLFYSASDADTDGKQGIYYTFDYDTAKTALLEQGFGADDTDTILAALHITPEGNFMGRNIVWLESPADRPEWFDAVREVLISLRQAREYPFIDKKVQTSWSAMMIRGLFELGKSDPIYTQKAVDALEALMDFVMPQGALFHSGLIHSTPKVGAFLEDYAYLGTAFIKAYEATYENVWLMQAQRMADFALEEFYENGRWYLSRGEFTTEADPADALYPGSIGVIVDLLLSLGMLQDDSYRQFAFSTLQFYSAKLVKAPISYPHLFNQAIRYRFEDLLVKANADKLAMAAPSLAEVTYPYVRVKATHNKNYMLCGTQSCFAQLKTPVEIADTIREKFSY from the coding sequence ATGCCCAACAGACTCGAACTCGAAGACTCGCCCTATCTGCAGCAACACAAAGACAACCCCATAGAGTGGTACCCCTGGTGCGACGAAGCGTTCGAACGTGCCCGCACGGAAGCACGCCCCCTTTTCATCTCTATAGGCTACAGCACCTGCCACTGGTGCCACGCCATGGAGCGCGACGTGTTCAGCAATGAAAAGATCGCCGCGATCCTGAACGAACACTATATCTGCATCAAAGTTGACCGCGAAGAGCGCCCGGAAATCGACAAATACTACCAGGAGGTCCACCACCTGCTGAACCGCAAACCGAGCGGATGGCCCACTTCCGTCTTCTGCACGCCGGACAACCGGCCCATCTTTGCCGGTACCTACATCACGCCGGAGTCCCGCGGGGAGAAGATCGGTTTCACGGAGCTCTCTAAACTCATTGCGGCCAAAGTGGCGCAAAAAGATAAAAGCCTGTTCAAAAGCGCAGACGAGATTCAGGCCTATCTGGACAAACCTGCCCCGCAGGCAGTAGAGGTCAAACAGCTCAATGCCACCCTGATCCAGCGCTTCGTCAAACAGGCGCTGCGCATTTTCGAGCCGAACAGCGGCGGCTTTTCGAATGATCTGAAATTCCCGCAGATCTACACCCTCAACGCGCTGCTGGACATCGTGCTGCTGCAGGACAATCCCGATGCCGAGAAGATGCTGACGCAGACGCTCTCTACGATGCACCGGGGCGGCATGTACGACCTCATCGACGGCGGCTTCTGCCGCTACAGTACCGACGTGAATTGGCTGGTGCCCCGTTTTGAGAAGATGACCTTCGACAACGGGCTGCACTGCGAGCTCTACGCCCGTGCCGGACGGATGCTGGATGACGCGAGCTATACCCTCATTGCCAAAGAGATCGCCGACTTTATGAGCGGGAAAATGCAGGAAGACGGCCTCTTCTACTCCGCCAGCGATGCCGACACCGATGGCAAGCAGGGCATCTACTACACTTTTGACTACGACACGGCCAAAACCGCACTGCTCGAACAAGGGTTCGGCGCGGACGACACGGATACCATCCTCGCCGCCCTGCATATAACGCCGGAGGGCAACTTCATGGGCCGCAACATCGTCTGGCTCGAGTCGCCCGCCGACCGTCCGGAGTGGTTCGACGCCGTACGGGAGGTGCTTATCTCCCTGAGACAAGCGCGCGAGTACCCCTTTATCGACAAAAAGGTGCAGACCTCGTGGAGCGCGATGATGATCCGCGGCCTCTTCGAGCTGGGGAAATCCGACCCCATCTACACCCAAAAGGCCGTCGATGCGCTGGAGGCACTTATGGATTTTGTGATGCCCCAGGGAGCGCTCTTTCACTCGGGCCTCATTCACAGCACCCCGAAGGTCGGCGCCTTTTTGGAAGATTACGCCTACCTCGGTACCGCGTTTATCAAAGCGTATGAAGCCACTTATGAAAACGTCTGGCTCATGCAGGCGCAGCGGATGGCCGACTTCGCGCTGGAGGAGTTCTATGAGAACGGACGCTGGTATCTGAGTCGCGGGGAGTTCACGACGGAGGCGGACCCGGCAGACGCGCTTTATCCCGGTTCCATCGGCGTGATCGTCGATCTGCTGCTGAGCCTCGGCATGCTCCAGGATGACAGCTACCGGCAGTTCGCCTTCTCTACCCTGCAGTTCTACTCCGCCAAACTGGTGAAAGCACCTATCAGCTACCCCCACCTCTTCAACCAGGCGATCCGCTACCGCTTCGAAGACCTGCTCGTCAAGGCCAATGCCGACAAACTGGCTATGGCCGCGCCTTCCCTGGCGGAAGTCACCTACCCCTACGTTCGCGTCAAAGCCACCCATAACAAAAACTATATGCTCTGCGGGACACAGAGCTGTTTCGCACAGTTGAAAACACCGGTGGAAATCGCCGACACCATTCGGGAGAAATTTTCATACTGA